Genomic DNA from Brenneria izadpanahii:
ACGGTTCGTTCACGGTTGTCCCGTGCGCGGGGGGTTATTCGTCAAGCCGTGGATGCCTGACCCGCGCTGTTCATGGCGGTAAAGCCTTCCGTCAGCCGGCACGACGGTGTTGTCGCAGGTTGGTTCTGAGCTCGGTTCCTGTGATGTATCTGAAACGCAGCATGGTTTCGGCTGTGCGTGCTATTCACTTAACAAGGGGAAGTCTAATGATGTTCACGCAACCTTTTCGGACCGCGTCTGATACCGATGTGCCACAGTTGGAGCTGGTGGATTTTGCGTTTAGCCGTATAAAAGACGCGATTTATATCGTGAACGAAGAAGAGCGTTTCTGCTATGCCAATGAATCGGCATGTCAAACGCTGCACTATAGCAGTGAAGAGTTTCTTCAGTTACGGGTCGCAGATATCGACCCCAATTGGCCGGTCAGAAGCAGACCGGCAAGCTGGTGGAAGGAATATGACACCGATAGGGGCGTCACGTTTGAAACATTTCACGTCACCCATTTCGGTATGGTTATTCCTGTTGAAGTCAATTTGACTCACTTCAAACATAAAGGACGCAGTTACAGCATGTGTGTGGTAAGAGATATCAGGGAACGGAAGCATATTGAGCAGTTGGCTTACGCGCGGGAACAAGAGTTTCGCGCGTTGGTGGAAAATACGCCTGACCTGATAACCCGTTTTGATCCTCAGTTGAATTGTCTTTACGCCAATCCGGCCACCCTAAGACACCTGGATTTTACTATTGAGCAACTGTGCGGCCGCAAGCTGACGGATTTAATGCCGGGAGCCAAGTGCGCCATGCATATCCAACAGCTGGTGCAACAGGTGGTTGATAGCCGCCGCAGCGCGGAGGGGGAGCTATCGGATGAAAACGGCAGAGGCGATCAGCGCCATGTGGTTATTCATCATATCCGCTGTGTCCCGGAGTTCGATCAGCAAGGGGCGCTGTTATCTATTCTCGCGGTAGGACGCGATATTACGGCCATTCGCTATGCGGAAAGAAAATTGGAGGACTCGCATATGCAACTGAGCTTGCTGGCGCGTCAGCGGGAGATTTCCCGTGAAGCGGAACGCAAGCATATCGCCAGGGAAATTCATGATGAACTGGGACAGCATCTGACCACCATCCGCATGAGCTTGTCGCTGATGCGGATGTGCTTCGCCAAAGACAACCCAGATATGCAGGAGCAGTTGAAGAAACTGATGCAGTTGTCGGATCAGACCATCCAGGTGGTGCGTAATGTGTCCACCCGGCTGAGGCCCAATGTGCTCAATATGGGGCTGACGCCCGCGCTGGAATGGCTATGTGACGAATTCAACCGTAATTACCGCGGCGAATGCCGGTTAAAAACGGCGGAGCCGGAGCTGATGCTCAAAGACGAATTCGTGACGGCCGCATTCCGCGTCGCGCAGGAGTCACTGACCAACGTGGCGCGTCATGCACAGGCGAGCAAGGTGGAGATCACGCTTGAAAACCACTCCGGCAATGTGGTGCTGCGGATCAAGGATAACGGCAAAGGGTTTGACGATCGGATAAACAAAGCCGATGCCTTCGGCCTGATTAGCATGAAAGAGCGAGGACGCATGCTGGGGGGCGAGGTGATTGTCGAAAGTGCTCCGGGAAGCGGCACCCTGGTGCAGCTTACCTTTCCAATGGAAGCGGATGCTTAGCAGGAAAAAGGGAAAAGGAGAGAGTGATGGATAAGCCGATCCGCTTAATGATCGCAGACGATCATGTCATTATGCGCGAAGGTCTTAAACAGATTTTCGCGCTGGACGATACGCTGGGCGTGGTCGCGGAGGCAGGCAACGGCGCGCAGGTGTTGAGCAAGCTGCGCACCAGCAGTATCGACCTGCTGCTGCTGGATATGTCTATGCCCGGCATCTGCGGCGAAGACCTGATTTTACGTATTGTCGCACAGTATCCCCTGTTGCCGATCCTGGTGCTCAGCATGTACAGCGAGGCACAGATTGCGCAACGGGCGCTGAAAAGCGGAGCCAAGGGATATATCACCAAAGATAAGGATCCTGAAACGCTGCTTTCCGCTATTCGCCGCGTAGCGCAGGGGGCGCGTTACATTGACCA
This window encodes:
- a CDS encoding PAS domain-containing sensor histidine kinase, coding for MMFTQPFRTASDTDVPQLELVDFAFSRIKDAIYIVNEEERFCYANESACQTLHYSSEEFLQLRVADIDPNWPVRSRPASWWKEYDTDRGVTFETFHVTHFGMVIPVEVNLTHFKHKGRSYSMCVVRDIRERKHIEQLAYAREQEFRALVENTPDLITRFDPQLNCLYANPATLRHLDFTIEQLCGRKLTDLMPGAKCAMHIQQLVQQVVDSRRSAEGELSDENGRGDQRHVVIHHIRCVPEFDQQGALLSILAVGRDITAIRYAERKLEDSHMQLSLLARQREISREAERKHIAREIHDELGQHLTTIRMSLSLMRMCFAKDNPDMQEQLKKLMQLSDQTIQVVRNVSTRLRPNVLNMGLTPALEWLCDEFNRNYRGECRLKTAEPELMLKDEFVTAAFRVAQESLTNVARHAQASKVEITLENHSGNVVLRIKDNGKGFDDRINKADAFGLISMKERGRMLGGEVIVESAPGSGTLVQLTFPMEADA
- a CDS encoding response regulator, giving the protein MDKPIRLMIADDHVIMREGLKQIFALDDTLGVVAEAGNGAQVLSKLRTSSIDLLLLDMSMPGICGEDLILRIVAQYPLLPILVLSMYSEAQIAQRALKSGAKGYITKDKDPETLLSAIRRVAQGARYIDHTIAEQLVFFDCMERGKAPHEVLTPREHQVMVMFAQGMGVNAIAQALAISSKTVSTHKSRLMEKMQFSTNADIVKYVLNKRLIL